The window AACATGAGAGTACCAttgatctgattctgattgttgATCCATCAGCTCTTCATTAGGATCAACTGGGTCCTGATGCACAAAGAAACTCGTTCTTCCCAGATTATTACGTGAGTTTATTAAACCTCATGACGTCCTGGTGGTAACAGTTAACACATGCAAACGATTACATCAAAACATAGgctacatttaatatttttatactgtatgGAAGTACACAATATGAATTCTTATGTTCGAAAAGTTGCCATAATAAGCAAAGGCTTGATGAGTCTGGACAtatcacttattttatttaatattagtTGTTTAATATTGAATATTACGGCTATCAAAGTGCTTAAAGAGAATATACATGTAAGGTTAAATAGTCTCTCTATGTGCCACCTAATTAGATAAACACAGTCCTCATATCAAGTACCATACTTCCATAACAAGCCATTCATCATGCTCCCCCGTGAGATGAAGACTTTATATGTCCAGGCCAAAGCGCAGTAAATTGAGTGAATCATTGTCCTGGATTTTCCAGTTTCCCTCTCCCTTCCTGGTCTTTTCAAACCACAATCCCTCCCGTTACAATCAAAGCCGCCACATCCAACAGCAGATTAATGGGAGACTTCCTCCACATCGCTTCGCACAGTGGTAATTCATCTTAATTGTGATTCGCTCCTTTTGGCTGCGTTCCCAGCTCGCCAGATGCTCGACGTCTGTTTGACAAATAAATCCCTCACAGAGTCTTCAAAGCTTTAAGTTCTGGGCCTCGAGAGTCTGCGGTTTTACAGGTCGGAAATCTAACACGTGCTGAACAACATCTGTCCACAGCTGGGTCCTCCGACTCAACCTCAAAATCGGGCCTTTTGCCACTCAGAAAACCAGGATACGTGTCAGGTGAAAATACTTCTTTGGTTGGCGACCAGGGCGGTTTGACTCTCCCGCCGCcgctccttcttcctctccagtCTCATCTTCCAGCAGACGACGCTGGAGGCTAAGAGCAACAGTCCGGCCGAGAGGAGCACCAGGCCGAAGTAGGAGATGGTCGACCCGTGCGAGTTGAAGCTGTAAGCCACGGCGGTGACAACGATGCCGGCGATGAGGACCACAACGCCGAACGGGACGGTGCAGCGATAGCAGGAGAGCTCCGTCCCGCCGGTGGCTGCAGTCAGCTGGACCTCGTTGACCAGAGGGATGTTTACCGTCGTGCAGGGGGCTGCGGGGCGCTCGTTGTTGGCCTTCTCTGGAGTCGCTGGCGTTCTCATGGCGTCCTTATTAGCTTGTTCTGGCATCGCAGGACCAAGGAGCCTCCTGTTAACCAATCACAGATGGTTCCTGCCCTTTTACCTCGTTTCCTCGCTAGGGTCTCCCGGCctgtgaggagaaagaaagcatttattcattaaacatGTTGCTCAATACCGGACACTGTTTTCCAGAGCTCGCAGATGCTTTTTGTTAGAATTCAACACCACGTTTCACAATTCACACGTCCCGGCGCTGCCTTCGCGTAACCTCTTTGCACAACCCCGACCCTGACCGAGGAGGCTGCCCGAATGACGAGGGGGCCGCTCAGCCCAGCACGAGCTGAGACATTCCCTGGAGAGCGCAGGATATGACATTACAAACTGCTCCGTGAAATGCGAGGAGCTTCGAAATCACCAGCAATTTCACAAGCACtcgctcttcctcctcctcctcctcctccttctgtgaGGGACAATAAGTGGGCCAGACAGAGTCGGCTGGACTTTCCATCCCACAAACACTCGCTGCTCagtctttttaattaaaatgaaagcatttctCTCCCTGTAGAACTGTGGAAGGTGGTTCAAAGGTCGGACAGGCTCCAGACCAGCAGATCCCAGACTGGGGGAACACTCAGATCCTGTACTTTAGTAAAACTGACAATACACCAGTGAAGAAGTACTCTGTGCTGCCTTTAAATTTTCACGTAAAAGCAAAAGTGTCAAAGTATtagcatgaaaacacacttaaaGTCCTCATCATGCCTACAGTAGGTCTACATTAACAGTAAAATATCTGGCGCTGAACTTCAGTGAAGCAGATAGCAAAAGTAACAGAtgagcagtttgttttattgtgacgGTTTGATGCTTTTCCTCAGACTGTCGACTGAATCTCTTTCGGTTTGATCTGCTGGTCGAATGAGAcgtttaaaatgaaatgactttgcatttttcacttttttaacaTCTGGATAATTAAGAATATAATTACCAGGTTAATCAATAATAACACAGTAATTCTTAGTTCCTGAAAATGTttaccaaaaaaagaaaacgaagaaacatttctgctgcatgAAGTCATGTTTAGGCTTTTCACACTTTAGCACTGGACTTTTTGTGTTCGAAGGGTTGCCAGTTAAAAAAGGTGTGTGATGGTTAAATCTGCCTTCAGAGGAGATTTTCTCTTTctaggaggaggagaagaagaagaatctggCAGAGTGAAGTCACTTTTATTCATTACTGAACTTAATTACACCCAAAGAACTTATTCTCTTTATTTGGAAAAGAGAAGGAATTTGTGTCTGtgaacatttaaagaaaatacagaagaaaGCTGTGAAAGAGCAGCGGACGAGGGCTGAATGGTTTCTTCAACAGTCCACATAACATCCATGATTCCACTGTCTTTACAGGTGTGTTACACGCACCTTTACTGCCCGTTTTGGCTGCTCTAGCTGACCACCAGGCTAAAgttcttattttgaaaagtctTGTAAATTCTCTCCAAATTAATGTGCAACCCCCCACCATCTAAACTGACCGTGTGTGCAGCCTGTGAAAGCATCAGCTCTAAGCCCAAACACCAGCGTGTTACCTGCAGAGGTACAACGTGCTCCTCAGAGCTCCGCGCGGACACAGGACGAGTTACTTCACCTCACAGCCGCCTGCCATGTCGTCTCCAAAGGGCTCCTCTGCCGCACTCAACCCACCGGCTCCTGAACCGTGCAGTCACACCTGATTCAAAGTGAACATTATCTTCTTCTGTACAGctggagaaaacaacaaagagcgTCTCTCTGCCCGAGGCCGGAACCTGACTCCGTCCCCTCTGAGAAGTGGACTCCGTCTCCCAGTGAAGTCCTCAGGTTCCCGACTGCCATCCCCATTGAGAGCTACTATTTCAAGCATCGATGACGGGACTGTGAAGCGCTGAAACTACGGGGAAATCACATTTCCggtttgtttcaaaataaatctccCCTCGCTGCCAGAGTTTGATGCGTTTATGTAACGTGGTAATAACTTCCCTTGGCGTTATTGTTGTTCCACTTGCCATCGGGATATGGTTGTGGCTGTGTGT of the Scatophagus argus isolate fScaArg1 chromosome 16, fScaArg1.pri, whole genome shotgun sequence genome contains:
- the tmem100a gene encoding transmembrane protein 100: MPEQANKDAMRTPATPEKANNERPAAPCTTVNIPLVNEVQLTAATGGTELSCYRCTVPFGVVVLIAGIVVTAVAYSFNSHGSTISYFGLVLLSAGLLLLASSVVCWKMRLERKKERRRESQTALVANQRSIFT